Genomic segment of Paenibacillus sp. FSL R5-0912:
TGAAATGGTTGGCGATCACGATCACATCGTTGCCTTCGAATGTAAACTCGGCAGCCACCGGCTTGCGCGAGTCAATGAAGGCATCGTTCGTCGGATCGATGCGTCCGGGATTTACACTAAGACCGGAGGCTGAACTGTAGGTGACGGATTCAGTGGCAGAACCGGGTGTGCCTGATTTCAGTGCAACGCGGTTCGTATTGTACAGGAAGCCTGAACGGATATTGCCTTCCGGAACGCCGCCGTCCTGATTGTTAACCGGAGCGATGTCGGTGTAGGCATAAGCGGATGCACCGCCGTCGATGGCTTTAATGGCAGCAATCAGTGCTTCGAAGCTCTCATTAGCCTCGGTAATACCCTTACCCGTACCGTTATTATCCTGCACTTCGGTCAGGCCGATAATGTCCGGCGTTTTGAGATTGTTTACGATATCCTTGGCTACATTTTCGATCTTCTTGGGATCGTTAAGTTTAGAGAAGTTCTCAATATTAAAGGAAGCGATGTTCAGCTTGTGCTCTTCCCCGGATGAGAGAGAAGTCACTTCCCTTTGCAGTTTGCTAGGTGAGACATCCGGCAGTGTACCCGTTTCCGTGGAAATCAGGAATTTGCCGTAATCATAGTTCATAATACCGGTAATATTGCTTGTGAACTGCTGGCCTGTGGTGAGCACCGGTGCAGATTTCACGGAGAGGATTAGGCGCTGCGGATTGAAGTCAGCACCAGTCAGCACCAAGCCGCCCGCGGCAGAGGTGACTTCAGTCGTGTTGGCTGTTCCGTTAACTGTAACCACAGGGATTTCGAACGTGCGGCTGGAAGCATAATAGACAGCAGGACCCACAGTGGTTGGTTTAGTAAGCTCCAGACGCATGCCTTCCAGACTTTCGTAGAAGTCGATGGCATCCGTGTCCGGATCAAATTTGACGAACTTATCATCATCGATAACCTTAGCCGGTACCACACGTCCACCTGTACCCAGCAGAGCTGCTGCCGGAAGCGGATTGCCGTTGCTGAGAACCGTTGTTTTGCTGGCGGCGATCTCCGTAGTCGTCAGTTGTCCGGAGAATCCATACTCCTTGACAGTTCCGTCTACGGTAATAGCATCTCCCACTTTAACGGCACTGCTACCGCCTTTTTGGTAGATAAGAATGGCTTCAGAAGTTTTGATATCGTTATCCATATCAGCGGTTGCGGATTGGATATAGAAATTGTTCGCATCCTTGATGTAAGTGACAATACCTTTGACGTTGGTAACCAGGCTGTCAAGGTATGGAGATGTATGCGAAGCACCTTGAATCTGGCTGATCTTCAGATTGTCCAGTACAGCAGATACAGTGTATTTAAAAGTTGCTGTTGGACCTTTCTCCAAATCGGGTAATAAAGAATAAGCTTTTATGGTAAGGGTGGTATAGTTTGAACCGACAACAATAGGGGATTCATACCATACGTTTTCTGCTTCTGCAGTAGGGCTGTCGTTAGTGTAAACGCTGTAATACACGCTTGCTGTTACTGAAGTGCTTAAGGTAATGGTGGAACCTATGCCTACTTTGGAACTTGAGGCGGGGGATGCTGTGACTGAGGGGGCTTGGGTGATGCCGACATCAAACGGTACTGCTTCTGCTGAAGCCGTGCTGACCCCGGATGAGAATCCCGGGAATATCCCGGTTAAGAGCAAGGCAACCGCCAGGAATAGACTAAGCGGCCTCCTGCATTGTGAAGAAAGTTTCATGTAAGTATACCTCCCCATAAAAATATCATTTCCACTTAAATATAATAGAGATAATAGGTTTCCAAAGCAATTTTTCGTCAAAATTTGTTAATAGTGCATAAATTAATAGGAGAAATCCCTAAAATGTTTTAATATTTAAGGAAAAATATGAGGAATACAGCTGAATTTCCTGAAAACTATGTAAACTTAATGTTACTAGAATGTAAAGTATACGAATAACAAAAACGGCCTCGCTGCCCATTGAAGGACGGCTTGGCCGTAAACGATACCGTCCTTATTAAGGACGGTAAAGCCGTTTCCGCTTGTTTCTATAACAGTAGAGTATCCTTGCCGCCCATATAAGGCCGCAGTGCCTGCGGAATATAGACCGATCCATCTTCCTGCTGGTGATTCTCGAGCAATGGAATCAGAATGCGCGGCGTGGCTACTGCCGTGTTGTTCAGGGTATGGCAGTACTGCAGCCGCCCTTCTTCATCGCGGTAGCGGATACCTGAGCGGCGGGCCTGGAAGTCGAGCAGATTCGAGGCCGAGTGGGTCTCGCCGAAGTCTTCCCTGCTGGGCATCCAGGTCTCAATGTCATATTGCTTATGTGTCTTCATCGCCATGTCGCCGCTGCACACGGCCACTACCCGATAAGGCAGCTCCAGCAGCTGGAGAATATGCTCGGCATTGCCGAGAATCTCCTGCAGCATCTGCTCCGACTCTCCGGGATCGTTCCGGCACATCACCACCTGTTCGATCTTCGAGAACTGGTGCACACGGTACAGCCCGCGAACATCGCGGCCTGCCGAGCCTACCTCGCGGCGGAAGCAGGCCGACATTCCGGCCAGCCGCAGCGGCTGTTCAAGCTCCAGGGTCTCATCGCTGAACAGCGAGACGAGCGACACCTCTGAGGTACCGGCGAGCCAGCGCTTTTCTCCCGTCAGCTCATAGGTCTGATCCATGCCGCCCGGGAAGAACCCGGTCCGCTCCAATGCTTCCGGCCGGACGATTACCGGCACATCCATCACGGTGAAGCCGCGCTGCATCAGCACATCCAGCGCCAGCCGCTGTACGGCCAGATGCAGGAGCAGTCCGGCCCCCTTCAGCACATAGCTGCGGGGTCCGCCGGCTTTGACACCACGCGGAATGTCGAGGATGCCGTGCAGCTCTCCGAGCTCGACATGGTCCCGCGCGCTGAAGCCGAACACCGGCGGCGCGCCATGCCGCCGCAGCTCCACATTCGCGCTGTCATCCGGCCCGATCGGCGTATCCGCCGATATGGGGTTCGGCGCGAGCAGCAGCAGCTCGCCGCAGCGGCGCTCTGCAAGGGCCAGCTCCGCCTCCAGCTCCGTCAGCTGGGCGTTGATTGCCCGCACCTGCTCCTTGGCTTGTTCTCCGCCTGCAGCGTCGCCCTGGCGCAGCAGGCGCTCAACCTCTTTGGTCAGCGCGTTCCGGTCCGCCCGGCGCTGCTCGGTTTCTCGGCGGGCAACCCGCCGCCGGTCATCCCATTCCAGCAGCTCCGTAAGCGGGAACGCTAGTCTTTTCCAATCTGCCGTCTTCCGTACAATGTCCTCATTCTCCCTGATCCAGTTCATGTCCAGCATGCCGCTATCGCTCCTTTTGTGTTAAAAAAATGCAAAAAACGCCCTCATCCATGGGACGAGGAGCGTCAGCTCGCGGTGCCACCCAGGTTGACCCCATTCCGGTAAAACAGCTGTAAAGCGCGGAATAAGGCCCTCTTTGGTCTTCGCGGTAACGGGCGAAACCCGGTAAACTTAGGGAACAGGAAGCTGCTCCGGTCGCAGACGCCTCGCGGTTGGATGCCGGTCATTGGCCTGGTCGGGATATAGGTTTGCCGTTTATTATAACCAGAGAAGGGCCGGGTTGCAAGTGCAAAGGAGGTTTGACAATATTCCTCGTACTCTGCTAGGATTATTAATAATTTAAAGTATTTGTGTCCGGCACAACAGCCCGGCATATCTTATAAAAGCGGACGGAAGAGGTGCGGAAGTGGCCAAAATTGTGGTAATTAACGGAACGCCATCCCTGGTCTCCCGAATCAATGCGGTGATCGAATACGCGGAGGGGGATCTGCGGGAACGCGGGTTTGAAGTGGAACGGATTAATGTAGCGGAGCTTCCGGCGGAGGATCTGATTCACACCAGGTTTGAGAGCGAAGCCATCGTCAAAGCGAATGGACTGGTGGCCGAAGCGGATGCGGTAATCGTCGTCAGTCCAGTGTACAAAGCTTCTTATACGGGAGTGCTGAAGACCTTCCTGGACCTGGTTCCGCAAAAAGGGCTGGCCGGCAAAATCGTGCTGCCGCTCTTCATGGGCGGCAGCCTCGCCCATCTGCTCGCGATCGACTATGCACTGAAGCCGGTGCTGTCTGTGCTGGGCGCCCGGCATATTCTTGGCGGAGTCTATGCGGTAGACTCGCAGGCTGTGCGCAACGACCAGGGTGTCGTTGAACTGGCCGAGGAGCTGAAGCTGCGGCTGAACAGCGTACTGGAAGAGCTGGCGGATGAGACAGCGCATAAGGCAGCGCGTAAAGCGGAGCTCTAGGCGGCTATGTCATTGTCAGGGCAGCGTCAAGTATATAATCTGCTTAGAAATATAAAAGGGTACTAAACCACCGGAATGCGGTAGTTTAGTACCCTTTTTAAATATACTAAGGTATTTGTCCTGGGGGAGCTTATCCCCTTTGAAAGCTTAGCGCAGGCTCCCAAAGTATAACCGTATCTCCGGCAAGACTTGCCGGGATATCTATAATCCGCTGGTTGCTGCTTCCCCGGTAAGGGAGAGTAGTGTCTTTGAGTTCCTCTACAAACCGTCCGTCAATAACCACCTGGCACAGGGCCAGCAGATTCCATTCCGGCGAGCCGGGGGAAGCTGTCAGCTCCTCGTACGTATAACCGGTATAGATCCAGACCGGGAAACCCGGCAGCTCGGCGCGGAGCTCATGGATGAAGTCCGCCGCACCCTCTGCCGAGAAAAAAGGGTCCCCGCCTGCCAGAGTCAAGCCGTCCAACAGCGGATTATCTGCTATCTCGGTGATAATCTCGCGCCTGCGCTCCGGAGTAAAGACCTCTCCGTAATTGAAGTTCCAGGTCTTCGGGTTGAAGCATCCGGGGCAGCGGTGGCGGCATCCGCTGAAGAAGAGAACCGCCCGCAATCCCTCGCCTTCATTGATCGACTCCGGATAATATCCGCAGATGTTCATAGATGCTTAACGCGGTCCCGTACTTCGGCTTGCTTGGCGGCATTGAAGCGGGTCTGATAGTCGCCGGTCAGATATCCGGTTACCCGGCGCAGCCGGCGGATATGTGTTGTATCTTCATGAGCGCCGCAGGACGGGCAGTTCGTGCCGATCACACCTTCGTGGCCGCAGCCGGAGCAGCGGTCAATCGGGTGGTTGATGCTGAAATAGCTGATGTCCTGCTCCAGCGCGTATTTGATGATTTTGACGAATGCTGCAGGGTTGCTGCGGGCATTGCCGTTCAGCTCTACATAAGAGATCGCTCCGGCGTTGCAATATTCATGGAAAGGAGCTTCCAGGCTAATCTTCTTGGCTGCGCTCAGGTCGTAATAGACCGGAATGTGGAATGAATTCGTATAGTATTCCCGGTCCGTTACACCCGGGATGGAACCGAGAACCTTGCGGTCTATCTTGGTGAATTTGCCGGAGAGACCTTCGGCAGGCGTGGCGAATAGAGTAATGTTCAGATTCAGCTGCTCGCTCTTGCGGTCGCAGTATTCGCGCATGTGGCGGACAATAGCCACTGCCTTGGCGTGGACTTCCATATCTTCGCCATGGTGTTTGCCGTACATAGCCTTCATGCACTCGGCCATACCGATGAACCCAAGGGACAGGCTACCGTGCTTCAGCAGTTCACCTACGCTGTCTTCCGGTGCAAGCTGTTCGCCGCCTTCCCAGACGCCTTCACGCATCATGAAATCGGAGGCTTTGGCTTTCTGGGAAGCCTGAATGCGGAACCGGTGCAGCAGGCCATCCAGCGCAACGTCCATATAATGATTAAGATCTTCGAAGAAGCCTTCCTCGTCAGCGGCAAGGCGACGGCCGGTTACTGTGCCGTAGGCTAGTCCCAAACGTACGAGGTTAAGCGTGTTGAATGAAAGATTGCCCTTGCCGGAGCAGTGGTTGCGTCCGAAGCGGTCACCCAGAACACGTGTCCGGCAGCCCATGGTGGCAAATTCAGTATCCGGATTGGCTGGATCGTAGTACTGCATATTCAGCGGAGCATCCAGATTGGCGAAGTTCGGATACAGTCGGCGTGCAGAGCACTCTGCTGCTTTCACGAACAGCTCATAGTTAGGATCACCAGGCTGCTGGTTGACACCCTGTTTGCATTTGAAGATCTGAATCGGGAACACCGGTGTTTCTCCGCTGCCAAGCCCGTTCATTGTAGCAGTTAACAGGGAGCTGATCACCAGCTGGCCTTCCGGAGAGGTGCAGGTTCCGTAGTTGATGCTGGTAAAAGGAATCTGGCCGCCGGAGCGGCTGGACATGGTATTCAGGTTATGTACCATACTCTCCGCGGCTTGAAGCGTTTCAATTTCTGTCTCTTTCAGGGCGAAACGGAAGGCACGCGGATACTTCTCTTCCAGATCGCTGCGGGTCATAGTAACCTCGCCGAGCGCTTCTCCGGCGGTACCTTCCTCGAAATATTCCATTCCTTTGCGGAACAGCTTGGCGAAGGATTTAGTGACATAAGGCGCGAGATCGTAATCCAGCTTGTTGGCGGATACGCCGCCGTACTGGGCATTTTGCTGGGACTGGAAAATAATCGCCACCAGCGACATAGCCGTCATAATCGAATTCGGAGGGCGGACGCTTCCGTTGCCGGTATTGAAGCCTTCGCGGAGCAGACGTTCAAACGGGATGAAGATGCAGTTGGTTGTTCCGATGGCATATTGATCCAGGTCGTGTACATATACAACATTATCTTCAATAGCCTGCACGAGCTGTGGCGGCATCGTGAAATTGCGTGCGTACCACTTGGAATATTCACTACCGAATTTGCTCATCTTGCCGGAGAAGCTCTCCCCGTTCAAGTTGGCATTCTCGCGCAGCAGATCCAAATCCCGGCTGTCGATAATATCCCGTCCCAAATGAATAACTTCTTCCAAAAGAACCTCCTGTACAGCTTGTCCTTCGTTATATCGTTTCTCCAGCAGCGTCATTGTATAGCTCTCTCCTCTCGGTATCATAAGCGTGAAGCATGTGCTCCAAGACATCAGTAAAAAGACATCTCCAGCCGGGAAGGCGGGAAATGCCCGAATGCGTAATGCAAATATCCGGAAGCGGAAATTTGCCGGTGGTCTTTGTGAAATATACGTAAAGGGGTATAGGGCTTGTTGTCTATGCTTATGTATAACCCGTTCTTGTACATTCCGCAGAAGCCGATACCTGAGAACGATACTCTATCGTCCTCAGGTATCGGCAGCCTCTGGCCCGATTAACGGAAAGGCTAACTCTGCTCGTGCAGGCCGCATGCGGGCACCTCGCCTGTTCCTCGCAGGAGTCTGAATGGTGCCACAGAAACAGGCAGGTCTCCTGGCTTCCGGTATGCCCTCCGGCGCCTTCCCGAGGGGCCTCGCAGCCCCTTAGTGGCTTGTTGCCGGTGGATGCTGCTCCAGCGGCATCTGGCGGCTGGAACATCCGGTTACAGTGGCGGGACCGCAGCGGTTTTGCACCGCGTTTCCCTATTAAGTCTCCTCTCGATTGAGAGAGTGAAACACCTGTTTCTACTATATTTTGTTGTTGTTTAATAAACGTAACTCAATATATTGTGTTTGTAAATGTTTTTTTACAATCCCGCGCGGGGAGCGGGTTCCGCAGGTTTACTCACAGATGATCCACAGTTAGTCCACAGGTAATCCACAACTTTCCTGTGGATATGGCCTTAAATGAGTCATAAATTGTCCCAAAAGATGCCACAAAGACTCCATAAATAGAGTGCGTCTAATCCTGGTAATTTTACGGGGGAGATAGTAATAGAGAGGGGGGTCTGTGGTTATTTGTGGGAGGGGCGCTGAAGGGTTACAATTAAGGAGTAAGGAAAGAGGAGACTCATCAAACTTGCAGGAGGGATTTCATAATGGCGATTGGTGAAGTGACCGTTATTCCGATTGGCACTGGCAGTACCAGTCTCAGCAGCTATGTGGCCGATATGCAGCGTGTGCTGCAGACCGTGGAGGGGATTACCTATGAGCTTACTTCGATGGGGACTATTATTGAAGGACCGGTTGCACGGATTCTGTCTGCAGTAGAAGCGCTGCATGAGTCGCCTTTTACTTCAGGAGCACAGAGAGTATCTACCTCGCTTAAAATTGATGACCGTCGTGACAAGTCTTCTACGAGCCGCAGCAAGCTGGAATCCGTGGAACGTAAGCTGCAAGGAGAGTAAGGAGTACCTGTAGTTGTAATCAGATTCAACCTATAAGGAGCGGATCTTTCATGGCAAAGGCCTCACAGCAAATCGGAATTCAAATGTACACACTGCGTGACCAGACAGAGCGCGATTTCCTGGGTACACTGGGCAAAGTGGCGGAGATGGGATACCAGGCGGTAGAATTCGCCGGTTATTTCGGCGTGTCTGCAGGAGAACTGCGCCGTACATTGGACCGGTTGGGTCTTGCTGCGCCTTCGGCGCATGTGGGCCTGGATTTCAGCAGTCTGGATAACATGGAACGGGCGTTAGCCAAAGAAATTGAATATGCGAAGGAACTTGGACTACAATATATGATCACCCCTTCGGCACCGCTTCCGCAGAACCCCTCGATGGAAGATGTGACGGCGGTGATTCCCTTCTTGGAGAAGGCCTCCGCGATGGTCCGTGCAGCAGGCCTGCAGTACGGGTATCACAACCATGATTATGAATTTGCGGAGGTAGACGGCAAAGCAGTCATCGATATATGGCTGGGGCAGATTCCTGCTGAGCATATGTTTGCCGAGTTTGATCTGGGGTGGGTATACAGGGGCGGGGCCCGGCCGATTGACTATGTCTCGCGTTATGCCGGGCGTGTTCCGCTGGTCCACATTAAGGATTTCGGGGCAAATAATGAAGAGACTGACCTCGGGAAAGGGCAGGTTGATTTCGCTAGCGTCTTCGACAAGGCAGAGGAAAGCGGAATTCTGTATTATATAGTAGAGCAAGAGGCTTATGCCGTGTCGTCGCTGGAGAGTGCTAAGCAGGCGCTGGAATATTTCCGCGGGTTGGGGCTTATGCAGGGATAGGAAGAGGTAATAGTCAAAAAGGGTTGCGTTTTCTGCTGAAAGAGTTATAATATTTTTTGTTTGGCAGGGGCAATCCTTTTAAGCTGGTGTAGCTCAGGGGTAGAGCAACGCACTCGTAATGCGTAGGCCGGGGGTTCAATTCCCTTCACCAGCATCCGTAAGAACTCAATAGTGGCGCGGCTTTCCGGGGTTTTGGGGGTCGCGTTTTTTTATTTATTCATCCGATCGTCTACCGGCCCGATGCTTGCTTATGCTTAATACAGAATGCAGGACTAAAATGAAATCAATCTTATTAAACGATTTATATGTTATTCCTAGAGCCTATTTTGTTTATGAGAGGAGGCACTTGTATGAAGTGTCTGACGATTCGCCAGCCTTGGGCAACCTTAATTGAGCTGGGTGAAAAACAGATCGAGACCCGTTCCTGGCCGACGGCTTACCGGGGAGAATTAGCCATCCATGCCGGTATGCAGGTAGATAAGGCCATATGCAGGACAGAGCCGTATCAATCGGTGCTTGCCCGGCACGGCTACACGGCGGATAATCTGCCCTCCGGGGTAATCCTTGCGACCAGCCGGCTGGCTGGTTGCTGCGGGGTTACGCCTCAGCAAGCACAGCAGAACTGGCCGGGCGGGAATGAATATGTGTTCGGCGATTATGCAGAAGGCCGGTATGCCTGGAAGCTGGAGGAAGTCGTTGCGCTGGCTCATCCTATACCTGCCAAAGGGCGCTTAGGTTTCTGGGAATATCCCGTTCTTGAGCAGGAGTGGTGAATCCATTTGTGGCCAAATAAATAAAAATTTCATGCTTATCAGCTGTCAGCGGGTATCATAGGGATATTCAGCGGGTAATCTTCTTATATATATGGAAAGCGGACTCTGCGGTGGTATGCTGCAGGAGCCAGGGCAGAAATGCCGGGAAGGAGCGTATGCATAAGAGATGGGCAGCCTTCTTATCGCATGGCTTTGTATGCTTTGTTTGTTTATTGTGTTTAAGGATCAGGTAAGCCGGAAGATCCTGTATCCCGTAGCGGCTGTGGTTATCTGCGGTACGCTTGGGTATTGGACGATTTTAATGTAATCTTTATCTGGGTATCAGCTTATTTTCAGGTAAGGGATGTAATAGGGTACCCTGAGGTCTTGCCAATCATGGCGGGCCTCTTTTTTATGGGGGAAGTAACGCCGAGAATTAACATAGCCAGAGTTGCTGTTCATCTCAAGGCGGTTGAGTCCGGAGTGCCAAGACCCAAATATCTGCGCATGCGGATAGTAGACTGGGCGGTAATGACATCATCCAGCAGCAGCATCCGTTCATGATAACCCCTGCAGACAAATTTGGCTTCAATGCCAACTTCCAGCTGCTGCTGTGCATAGACCTTCAGACCACGGGCTCTCATCTCGGTGCGGACATCCCGCAGGTCGGCTATGGCTGCACCCGCCGCTGTCCGGAGAACCTCAAGGTAAGGATCGGGTGTGCGCAGCTCTGCGGATAGGATGGAAGCATCGCGTTCAAAGGCGGATAAAATGAGCGGCAGCAAGATATACGATTTCACCAGCATATTGTCCTGGCTCTCTGCTCTGTGCATCAATCTCATCTCCTCCAACGAGAACGTATATTCGTAATTTAACCCGAAGTTCAAAAAAAATCAATGGTATTTAAAAAAAAGAGGGCTGTTAATGTGACATAATTCACAATAAAATCGGGAAAATTATTTTATATTAAAATTGAAATAATAAAGTTGTAAATAAATCTGATTAAAAGGAGAATGGCAATGAGTCATGAAGGAAATCTCCGCCGCGGTTTATTGTTTGGGTTATTCCTTAGCGTTCCGCTTTGGGTATCAATGATTGGCTGGATTCAGCTGCTCTAAAAATGGATTTCTGCGTGTGCAGATTTCCAGCCCTCTACACAAACTCCCTAGATATGTCGATTAAAGACTGCTGTGAAAACAGATGAATCTCATAAGGCTTTTACTATATAAGAGCTCTCTTGTATGTCCGGAAACGGGTGGTGTCCTTAAGGAGGATGGCACCCGTTTCTTCAGGTTCACCATGTGAGGTTTGTTTAAGCGAAGATGGGGGGGGCGGGGAGAAAAAGTAGGACTAAAATACTAAATTTTGATATTTGAAATTTAAGGATAATAACTCTGTGAAAAGGAAAAAGTACTGCGGCGAATTAGTGGGATTATCGACCTTTTTCGTCAGGAAGGTATGTTTATAAATTGTATAAAGCCTTATGAATAAAGCGTTTTTTATTTTTTTCATCACAAAAATAGCTGTGAAATGAATTGGAAATATATTGACAATATGCCAAGTGGCATCTAAACTAAAGTTAGTTCTAAAGTAACAAATGTCACAGATTTCTGTTGGGTATTACATAAGCTTTTCCAATTTCATATCAATCATGTACAAACGCAAACCGTTTCGAAAGAGCGGGACGCAAAGTCAGGAATCTGATGCCCCTTAAGTCCGGGCTATGGTCGTCCGGCCGCCGTGAAGCTAACCCTTCGTGGCGGTCTTTTTTTTGTTATAGTTTTGCGACGATTTCATAGAATAGTTGAATAGGAGGTGTAGATTATTGAGAAAAAAATTGCGAAAAGCGGCCGCCTGTATTCTGGCGGGCGTACTGACCGTAAGTAGCGCCTTCACTTGGGGGACGGAGGTAAGGGCAACAGCTGGTGTACCTTACAATCCAACGCCGGTCTTGGGGATTGCCGGGAATTTTAATGCTTTTATCTTTGACGATTTCACGCAAGACAATGATCAAATTGAAGGCCGTCTTGCAGCGGGAGGGAATATTACTCTCTCTGGAGGTTACGGGGTAGCCAGGGCCTACAGGAATTCTTCAGCCACAGACGTACTCGTTGCCGGTAAGAAGTTTAAACATTCGGGTAGCGGAGAAATCTACGGAAACGTTGTGTATGGGGACACCATTGAAGCCAATGAGCCTATTGTGAATATTATAGGCGCGAAGAAGCAGGGAAGCCCGATTGATTTCCCGGCTGAGAAGCAGTATCTGATCTCGCGTTCTGCAGCATACGGGGCATTGTCCGCTACGAAAGAAATTGGCAATAATAATTATGGAACACTTACAATAAGTGCGCCGGATCTTTTCAACGTAGTTCACCTGGATGCGGCAACGCTGGCGAATACAAACAATATTCAATTCAACATTGCCCAGAATGCCACGTTAATTATTAACATAAGTGGAGCTACGGTCAATGTACCAAGTTTCGCAATGAATAACGGCAAAGCAGGTCAAGTGTTGTTCAACTTCTACGAAGCGACCAAGGTGAATATTGCGTATACCACCTTTTTGGGGACGATACTGGCGCCTAAGGCGGATGTCAATTATTCCGGTGCAGAGCTATACGGAACGCTAATTGCCAAGTCTTTTGCCGGCGGAGTAGAAATGCACCTAGGAACATACCAGGGAGATGGACCGCCGCCAAGTCCGACGCCGACCGCAACACCAACCCCCAGCCCATCGCCAACACCAACCGTAACACCAAGCCCTACACCAACAGTGAAACCGACTGCAACGCCGACGGTGAAGCCAACTCCCACACCAACAGTGAAACCGACACCGACGGTAAAACCGACACCAACAGTGACGCCAACGCCGACAGTGAAACCGACACCAACAGTGATGCCAACGCCGACAGTGAAACCAACACCGACAGTGAAACCGACGCCGACACCTAAGTGTACTCCGTCGCCAACACCGACAGTGAAACCAACGCCGACAGTGAAGCCGACACCGACAGTGAAGCCGACACCAACAGTGACGCCAACGCCGACAGTGAAACCAACACCGACAGTGAAACCGACACCAACAGTGAAGCCGACGCCGACACCTAAGTGTACTCCGTCGCCAACACCGACAGTGAAACCAACGCCGACAGTGAAGCCGACACCGACAGTGAAGCCGACACCGACAGTGAAACCGACACCAACTGTGACGCCAACGCCGACAGTGAAACCGACACCAACGGTGACGCCAACGCCGACAGTGAAACCGACACCAACGGTGAAACCAACGCCGACAGTGAAGCCAACACCGACAGTGAAGCCGACACCGACAGTGAAGCCGACACCGACAGTGAAACCGACACCAACTGTGACGCCAACGCCGACAGTGAAACCGACACCAACGGTGACGCCAACGCCGACAGTGAAACCGACACCAACGGTGAAACCAACGCCGACAGTGAAGCCAACAC
This window contains:
- the nrdG gene encoding anaerobic ribonucleoside-triphosphate reductase activating protein, whose translation is MNICGYYPESINEGEGLRAVLFFSGCRHRCPGCFNPKTWNFNYGEVFTPERRREIITEIADNPLLDGLTLAGGDPFFSAEGAADFIHELRAELPGFPVWIYTGYTYEELTASPGSPEWNLLALCQVVIDGRFVEELKDTTLPYRGSSNQRIIDIPASLAGDTVILWEPALSFQRG
- a CDS encoding ASCH domain-containing protein, which encodes MKCLTIRQPWATLIELGEKQIETRSWPTAYRGELAIHAGMQVDKAICRTEPYQSVLARHGYTADNLPSGVILATSRLAGCCGVTPQQAQQNWPGGNEYVFGDYAEGRYAWKLEEVVALAHPIPAKGRLGFWEYPVLEQEW
- a CDS encoding sugar phosphate isomerase/epimerase family protein, encoding MAKASQQIGIQMYTLRDQTERDFLGTLGKVAEMGYQAVEFAGYFGVSAGELRRTLDRLGLAAPSAHVGLDFSSLDNMERALAKEIEYAKELGLQYMITPSAPLPQNPSMEDVTAVIPFLEKASAMVRAAGLQYGYHNHDYEFAEVDGKAVIDIWLGQIPAEHMFAEFDLGWVYRGGARPIDYVSRYAGRVPLVHIKDFGANNEETDLGKGQVDFASVFDKAEESGILYYIVEQEAYAVSSLESAKQALEYFRGLGLMQG
- the serS gene encoding serine--tRNA ligase, whose protein sequence is MLDMNWIRENEDIVRKTADWKRLAFPLTELLEWDDRRRVARRETEQRRADRNALTKEVERLLRQGDAAGGEQAKEQVRAINAQLTELEAELALAERRCGELLLLAPNPISADTPIGPDDSANVELRRHGAPPVFGFSARDHVELGELHGILDIPRGVKAGGPRSYVLKGAGLLLHLAVQRLALDVLMQRGFTVMDVPVIVRPEALERTGFFPGGMDQTYELTGEKRWLAGTSEVSLVSLFSDETLELEQPLRLAGMSACFRREVGSAGRDVRGLYRVHQFSKIEQVVMCRNDPGESEQMLQEILGNAEHILQLLELPYRVVAVCSGDMAMKTHKQYDIETWMPSREDFGETHSASNLLDFQARRSGIRYRDEEGRLQYCHTLNNTAVATPRILIPLLENHQQEDGSVYIPQALRPYMGGKDTLLL
- a CDS encoding anaerobic ribonucleoside triphosphate reductase; this encodes MTLLEKRYNEGQAVQEVLLEEVIHLGRDIIDSRDLDLLRENANLNGESFSGKMSKFGSEYSKWYARNFTMPPQLVQAIEDNVVYVHDLDQYAIGTTNCIFIPFERLLREGFNTGNGSVRPPNSIMTAMSLVAIIFQSQQNAQYGGVSANKLDYDLAPYVTKSFAKLFRKGMEYFEEGTAGEALGEVTMTRSDLEEKYPRAFRFALKETEIETLQAAESMVHNLNTMSSRSGGQIPFTSINYGTCTSPEGQLVISSLLTATMNGLGSGETPVFPIQIFKCKQGVNQQPGDPNYELFVKAAECSARRLYPNFANLDAPLNMQYYDPANPDTEFATMGCRTRVLGDRFGRNHCSGKGNLSFNTLNLVRLGLAYGTVTGRRLAADEEGFFEDLNHYMDVALDGLLHRFRIQASQKAKASDFMMREGVWEGGEQLAPEDSVGELLKHGSLSLGFIGMAECMKAMYGKHHGEDMEVHAKAVAIVRHMREYCDRKSEQLNLNITLFATPAEGLSGKFTKIDRKVLGSIPGVTDREYYTNSFHIPVYYDLSAAKKISLEAPFHEYCNAGAISYVELNGNARSNPAAFVKIIKYALEQDISYFSINHPIDRCSGCGHEGVIGTNCPSCGAHEDTTHIRRLRRVTGYLTGDYQTRFNAAKQAEVRDRVKHL
- the ssuE gene encoding NADPH-dependent FMN reductase; this translates as MAKIVVINGTPSLVSRINAVIEYAEGDLRERGFEVERINVAELPAEDLIHTRFESEAIVKANGLVAEADAVIVVSPVYKASYTGVLKTFLDLVPQKGLAGKIVLPLFMGGSLAHLLAIDYALKPVLSVLGARHILGGVYAVDSQAVRNDQGVVELAEELKLRLNSVLEELADETAHKAARKAEL
- a CDS encoding MTH1187 family thiamine-binding protein, coding for MAIGEVTVIPIGTGSTSLSSYVADMQRVLQTVEGITYELTSMGTIIEGPVARILSAVEALHESPFTSGAQRVSTSLKIDDRRDKSSTSRSKLESVERKLQGE